The Staphylococcus sp. 17KM0847 DNA segment CTGTTGGTGACGCGCCATTTGTTGGCGGACTTTCTGGCTTTTTAAGTGTGCTATTAATTGCAGGCTTCTCTGTCGGAGGGACTGAAGTCATTGCTGTTGCAGCTGGTGAATCAGATAATCCAAGAAAATCAATGCCACGTGCCATTAAACAAGTATTTTGGCGTATATTATTATTCTATGTATTATCTATTGCTGTTATTTCTGGGATTCTTGCATACACAGACCCAACATTATTAAATGAAGGCGGCTCTATTACACAAAGTCCATTTACTATTGTTTTTGACAAAGTGGGTATCGCATTTGCAGCTTCAGTTATTAATGCTGTTATTTTAACGGCACTACTCTCAGCCGCAAACTCAGGTATTTTTACAACAAGTCGTATGCTATTTTCACTGAGCAGACAAGGTCAAGCACCTCAGTTTTTAAGTGTTATCAATCGTCAAACAAAGTTACCACTTAATGCATTACTTACAACATTTGTCTTTATTGCATCAGTCACAACTTATGCAAACTTCAATCCTGATAGTGTTATTGGTTTATTAAATATTATCGGTGCATTAATTACATTTGTTTGGGCATCCAGTGTTCTTGCACAAGTACGCTTAAGACGTGCCATTAAAGTACAACAAAAAGATGTTAATCAGCTATTACCTTATAAAGCTCCATTTTTTCCATTAGGTCCAATATTAGTATTTGCAACATTATTATTTTTAATTTTTGGTAGTTCAGCTGAAGCTTTAATTCATTTAGATTTTACAAAGCTCGCACAAAATTTTCTACCTATTATTACATTATTTGTAATTTACTTCGTTCATAAGTTGATTCATAAAACAAAGATCATCCCTCTCAACGAAATTGATTTAAGTGAACATGAATCTTATAAATCATAATGAACGCAATCATAATAAAGAACAAGAAACCTATTGAGATAGGCGATCTTGTTCTTTAATTTTTATTAGGCATTATTTTAATCAATTTGAAAAATAAGGTATAATTAACTTAAAGAAAATAAAGTTATATTATGTATTGGGGGTTTTTAACATGGTTGGACAGACAAACCTTTTTGATGATGTCATCAAAACAGATGAACGTTTTGTCATTGTTGTACAATCGTTAGAAAATAAACAAGGTCAGCTACTCAAACGTACATTAAGAGAATATAGCAGCTTGACGCATGAACAAATGGAAAATCTTTATCAGCATTTAAAAGAGCTTTACTCCGAAGCCCCATTTGAACAAAATCAATCCTCTTTTTCTATTACGATATATACCAATTTAGATTATGCAGCTGATCATATATATGCACACATCAAACGCCATCGTGGTCATAAAGAATGGACACATACAGCGAAATAGACACACATAAGTATGTACCTCTATCTACGCTAGACAATTATAGAGTGAGAGGATACACTTTTAGCCATCTATCCTCTCCTATTTGTTGTGACATATCTTTAATTATTTTTCAATCAATTGTTCTAGTGCATATGGAATTCCTTCTTCATCATTGCTTTTGGTCACAATATCAGCTATTTCCTTAACACTTTCTCTCGCATTCCCCATTGCAACACCGATACCCACTGTCTCTAACATATCAATATCATTCGTACTATCTCCAAATGCAATCATATTGTCAGTAGATAAATCTAATTGCTCTGCTAATTTTTGAATTGCTTTGCCTTTTGATACACCTTTACTTATAAATTCAAGAAAAAATGGTTTACTGATCGTCATATCAATATCGTTATCAAATTGGCCTTTCTGTATTTCAAAAATATGGCTAACCTTTTCAGGATGATCCACTCCCATTACTTTAGGAACATCAGATTTTACATGTCTTTTAATATCCTCTACTTGAATCATGGGCATTCCTGTCAACTCGGATTCTACCCCCATATACTCATTTGTACCCTCACATACAATTTGGTTTTCGTAATACGTTA contains these protein-coding regions:
- a CDS encoding amino acid permease, with the protein product MEEKTLNRGLQARHITMIAIGGAIGTGLFVATGGVIAQAGPGGAIVAYLLIGIMLYFLMASIGEMATFYPVSGSFSSYSTRFVDPSLGFTMGWLYWMIWSLVTSVDVIVASNVLGYWDIFHFFSPLIWSIIFLTIIFLLNVFTVKAFGEAEFWLSLVKVITIIVFIILGILMIFGILGGKYYGFENYTVGDAPFVGGLSGFLSVLLIAGFSVGGTEVIAVAAGESDNPRKSMPRAIKQVFWRILLFYVLSIAVISGILAYTDPTLLNEGGSITQSPFTIVFDKVGIAFAASVINAVILTALLSAANSGIFTTSRMLFSLSRQGQAPQFLSVINRQTKLPLNALLTTFVFIASVTTYANFNPDSVIGLLNIIGALITFVWASSVLAQVRLRRAIKVQQKDVNQLLPYKAPFFPLGPILVFATLLFLIFGSSAEALIHLDFTKLAQNFLPIITLFVIYFVHKLIHKTKIIPLNEIDLSEHESYKS
- a CDS encoding Cof-type HAD-IIB family hydrolase, which translates into the protein MKPDLILFDMDDTLLTSQNKVSDMTRDYLLKVQEAGYKLALASGRPTFGMLKIAKQLQLDKYGSFIMSYNGGQTINLATEQVVARQSISKAAFERIVDFCRQHDMLILTYYENQIVCEGTNEYMGVESELTGMPMIQVEDIKRHVKSDVPKVMGVDHPEKVSHIFEIQKGQFDNDIDMTISKPFFLEFISKGVSKGKAIQKLAEQLDLSTDNMIAFGDSTNDIDMLETVGIGVAMGNARESVKEIADIVTKSNDEEGIPYALEQLIEK